The following coding sequences are from one Capsicum annuum cultivar UCD-10X-F1 chromosome 3, UCD10Xv1.1, whole genome shotgun sequence window:
- the LOC107863274 gene encoding signal peptide peptidase-like 1 isoform X2, whose protein sequence is MESLWKLVYLLEPAPIALILTAITVSYASAFRALNYGKEMERNRDWSEASITLDRSQALMIPIVSSCSLLMMFYLFSSVSQLLTVFTAIASASSLYFCLFPYIAPIRSRFGLADPFVSQCCSKPFTRIQGLLMLLCIGTVITWLVSGHWILNNLLGISLCIAFVSHVRLPNIKICAMLLVCLFVYDIFWVFYSERFFGANVMVSVATQLASNPVHTVANSLSLPGLQLITKKLELPVKIIFPRNLLGGVVPGYAAADFIMLGLGDMAIPSMLLALVLCFDHRKSKGSENISDVPLRKEDISSPKGFKYIRHALAGYSLGVVTALAAGILTHSAQPALLYLNAAEFPQRRDQIMAIGK, encoded by the exons ATGGAGTCTTTATGGAAGTTAGTGTATTTGCTTGAACCAGCACCCATTGCTCTTATTCTCACTGCCATAACTGTTTCATATGCATCTGCGTTCCGAGCACTAAACTATGGCAAAGAAATGGAGAGAAATCGTGATTGGTCCGAAGCATCAATCACCTTAGACAGGTCTCAGGCTCTTATGATCCCGATAGTGAGCTCTTGCAGCTTGCTTATGATGTTCTATTTGTTCTCTTCTGTCTCACAGCTCCTCACCGTGTTTACTGCAATTGCCTCAGCATCATCTCTTTACTTTTGCCTATTCCCTTATATTGCCCCAATCAGGTCTAGGTTCGGCTTAGCTGACCCTTTTGTATCTCAATGTTGTTCAAAGCCATTTACTAGGATCCAAGGCCTTTTGATGTTGCTATGCATTGGCACGGTAATAACGTGGCTTGTCTCTGGTCATTGGATACTGAATAACTTGTTGGGCATCTCTCTTTGTATTGCTTTTGTGAGCCATGTTCGCCTTCCTAACATTAAGATTTGTGCAATGCTTCTTGTATGCTTGTTTGTATATGACATATTTTGGGTTTTCTATTCCGAGAGATTCTTTGGCGCAAATGTCATGGTGTCTGTAGCAACCCAGCTAGCATCCAATCCTGTACACACAGTGGCAAATAGTTTGAGCCTTCCTGGATTGCAGTTGATAACCAAAAAACTCGAGTTGCCTGTGAAGATTATTTTCCCCAGAAATTTACTGGGTGGTGTAGTGCCTGGATATGCTGCTGCTGACTTCATAATGTTGGGTCTTGGTGACATG GCTATTCCTTCTATGCTTTTAGCATTGGTTCTCTGTTTTGACCATAGGAAGAGCAAGGGCTCTGAAAACATCTCGGATGTACCACTTCGAAAGGAGGATATATCATCTCCAAAGGGGTTTAAGTACATACGGCATGCCCTAGCAGGATATTCACTTGGAGTGGTTACTGCCTTAGCAGCTGGTATTTTGACTCACTCGGCACAACCAGCACTTCTATACTTG AATGCGGCTGAATTTCCCCAGCGGCGCGATCAAATTATGGCAATTGGTAAATGA
- the LOC107863276 gene encoding dehydrodolichyl diphosphate synthase CPT3 isoform X1, with the protein MSEEETGGNCPRPTPLSFLKNIAATGSLFCDYESKVDLAAWSSISSRVDMEGVNGKRVGHLFENISSFVRQCIFSILNVGPVPSHIAFIMDGNRRYSKKQNLLDGDGHRDGFSALINMLKYCYELGVKYITVYAFSIDNFKRRPEEVASLMTLMQEKIDELTKEESIINRLGIRIYFQGNLKLLSDRVKSAAEKAMVKTSGNSRAVLSICVAYTSTDEIAHAVQESCEEMWDDIRKQEANNAEGNFIGLEENGKDENEHRIGVTDVDRHMYMSVCPDPDIIIRTSGATRLSNFLLWQSAHCLLYSPTALWPEIGLRHLIWVILDFQRNYSYLKEKKKQS; encoded by the exons ATGTCAGAGGAAGAGACGGGGGGAAACTGTCCGCGGCCGACCCCTCTTTCATTCCTCAAAAACATCGCAGCTACAGGTTCGCTGTTTTGTGATTACGAATCAAAG GTTGATCTTGCTGCATGGTCAAGCATTAGTTCGAGGGTTGATATGGAAGGTGTGAATGGTAAAAGAGTGGGacatctatttgaaaatattagCAGCTTTGTTCGTCAATGTATATTTTCTATACTTAATGTGGGTCCTGTTCCTAGTCACATTGCTTTCATTATGGATGGAAACCGTAGATATTCTAAGAAGCAGAACTTGCTTGACGGGGATGGACATAGGGATGGATTTTCAGCGCTTATCAACATGCTAAAATATTGCTACGAACTTGGTGTAAAATACATAACGGTTTATGCCTTCAGCATTGATAACTTCAAGCGAAGGCCTGAAGAAGTTGCATCACTAATGACACTGATGCAGGAAAAGATTGATGAATTAACTAAAGAGGAGAGCATTATAAACCGCCTTGGGATTAGGATTTACTTTCAAGGAAACCTAAAACTTCTGAGTGACCGTGTTAAGTCAGCAGCCGAGAAGGCTATGGTAAAGACATCAGGCAATTCCAGAGCTGTATTGTCTATTTGTGTTGCCTACACATCAACAGATGAGATAGCGCATGCTGTTCAAGAATCTTGTGAAGAAATGTGGGATGATATTAGAAAACAAGAAGCAAATAATGCTGAAGGCAATTTTATTGGACTCGAAGAAAATGGGAAGGACGAGAATGAGCACCGTATTGGTGTGACAGATGTTGACAGGCATATGTACATGTCAGTTTGTCCTGATCCAGACATTATTATACGGACTTCTGGAGCAACTCGGTTAAGCAATTTTCTTTTGTGGCAAAGTGCACATTGTCTTCTTTATTCTCCTACTGCACTATGGCCTGAGATTGGTTTGAGGCATTTGATTTGGGTAATTTTAGACTTCCAGAGAAACTACTCGTATTTGAAGGAGAAAAAGAAACAGTCATGA
- the LOC107863276 gene encoding dehydrodolichyl diphosphate synthase CPT3 isoform X2, with translation MEGVNGKRVGHLFENISSFVRQCIFSILNVGPVPSHIAFIMDGNRRYSKKQNLLDGDGHRDGFSALINMLKYCYELGVKYITVYAFSIDNFKRRPEEVASLMTLMQEKIDELTKEESIINRLGIRIYFQGNLKLLSDRVKSAAEKAMVKTSGNSRAVLSICVAYTSTDEIAHAVQESCEEMWDDIRKQEANNAEGNFIGLEENGKDENEHRIGVTDVDRHMYMSVCPDPDIIIRTSGATRLSNFLLWQSAHCLLYSPTALWPEIGLRHLIWVILDFQRNYSYLKEKKKQS, from the coding sequence ATGGAAGGTGTGAATGGTAAAAGAGTGGGacatctatttgaaaatattagCAGCTTTGTTCGTCAATGTATATTTTCTATACTTAATGTGGGTCCTGTTCCTAGTCACATTGCTTTCATTATGGATGGAAACCGTAGATATTCTAAGAAGCAGAACTTGCTTGACGGGGATGGACATAGGGATGGATTTTCAGCGCTTATCAACATGCTAAAATATTGCTACGAACTTGGTGTAAAATACATAACGGTTTATGCCTTCAGCATTGATAACTTCAAGCGAAGGCCTGAAGAAGTTGCATCACTAATGACACTGATGCAGGAAAAGATTGATGAATTAACTAAAGAGGAGAGCATTATAAACCGCCTTGGGATTAGGATTTACTTTCAAGGAAACCTAAAACTTCTGAGTGACCGTGTTAAGTCAGCAGCCGAGAAGGCTATGGTAAAGACATCAGGCAATTCCAGAGCTGTATTGTCTATTTGTGTTGCCTACACATCAACAGATGAGATAGCGCATGCTGTTCAAGAATCTTGTGAAGAAATGTGGGATGATATTAGAAAACAAGAAGCAAATAATGCTGAAGGCAATTTTATTGGACTCGAAGAAAATGGGAAGGACGAGAATGAGCACCGTATTGGTGTGACAGATGTTGACAGGCATATGTACATGTCAGTTTGTCCTGATCCAGACATTATTATACGGACTTCTGGAGCAACTCGGTTAAGCAATTTTCTTTTGTGGCAAAGTGCACATTGTCTTCTTTATTCTCCTACTGCACTATGGCCTGAGATTGGTTTGAGGCATTTGATTTGGGTAATTTTAGACTTCCAGAGAAACTACTCGTATTTGAAGGAGAAAAAGAAACAGTCATGA